GCCGGGCGGGCGGGGCAAGCGGCAGGTCACGCTGATCCAGGCCGAACACCTGCCCGTGATCGCCGCGCTCGCGGGCCTGGACGCCGTGCAGCCGGAGCAGCTGCGGCGCAACATCGTGGTGAGCGGCGTGCCGTTGCTGGCCCTCAAGGAACGCCGCTTCCAGATCGGCGGCGTGGTGCTGGAGGGCACCGGCGAGTGCCACCCGTGCTCGCGCATGGAGGAGGAATTCGGCGCAGGCGGCTACAACGCCGTGCGCGGCCACGGGGGCCTGACCGCCCGCGTGATCCACGGCGGCGTGATCCGCGTGGGGGACGTCCTGCGGCCCCTGGACTGACCCGGCTTCCGACTGAAGGGTGAGCGGCCACTCCGGGTGCTTCCGGCCATCACGGACGACAGCGGACTCCGGATCAGCGGCTATCCTGAGCCGCATGGCCCGCGATCCCGCTCCCCTGTCCCGCCCGCGCACCCCGCGCTCGCTCACGCTGGCGGGCGCCTTCGGGTTCACGCGCCTGATCGTGGAGCTGGGCGTGCTGAGCGCCTTCGCATTCAGCCTCGCGCTGTTCGTGGCGGCCATCGCGCAGGCGTACGTGACGATCCGAAGTGCGCTGGGGCACCTGGGTGACGCCCACACCACCAAGACCCTGATCGTGGCGGCCGTCGAGCAGGCCGACACGTTGCTGGTGGGCATGGCGCTGCTGATCATCTCGTTCGGGTTGCAGGCGCTGTTCGTGGGCCGCCTGCAGAACGTCCCCGCGTGGCTACACATCGACTCCTTCGATGACCTGAAGCAGAAACTGATCGGCATCGTGATCGTGGCGCTCGCCGTGAACTTCTTCAGCGTGGCCTTGGAGTGGAAGGCCGGCTCGGACATCCTGGTGTACGGCGCGGCCATCGCCGCCGTGATCGTGGCGGTCGGCACGTACTCCGTGATCCTCTCGCGCCAGGGCTCCGCCCGAGACGAGAAGCACGGGGACGCCCCGCCCGCCGATGCCCAGCCTTGACGCCCGCCTGGAGGCCGCGCTGGCCCTGATCCACGCGGAGGTCCATGCGGACATCGGCAGCGACCACGCCGCGCTGCCGGTCGAACTCGTCCGGCGCGGCCGGGTGCGGCGGGCCGTCGTCGTGGAACTCACGCCCGGCCCGCTGGACGTCGCCCGGCAGGCCGTCGCCCGCGCAGGGCTGGCCGGGCACATCGACGTGCGGGCCGGGAACGGCTTCGCGCCCTTGGCGCCCGGCGAAGTGCACAGCGCCAGCATCACCGGCATGGGCGCCCGCACCATCCTGGGCATCCTGCGCCGGGCCGGGGAGGAGGTGCCGCCCGCGCTGGTCCTGCAACCGAACGACTCGGCGCCCCTTCTGCGCCGCTGGGCCGGAGAGGCCGGCTTCCACGTGACCGCCGAGCGCCTCGCAGCCGGGTTCTGGAACTACGCCGTGCTGCGCTTCGAGCGGCGGCCCGGCCCCGATCCGGCCTACACCGATCTGCCGCTGGCCGCCGCGCTGGAGTACGGTCCACACCTGCTGCGCGCCGCCGATCCGCTGCTCCTCGCGCAGGTGCACGCCGATATCGCCCACCTGACCCCCCTGGCCGCACCGGGCCGCCCGACGCAGGACGCCCTGGAGACTGCCCGCACAGCCCTCAGCTGGCTCACGGACCCAGAAAATAAAAAACCCGCCCTTCGCGGACGGTGATAAGCAAAGGATAGCGTGCTATGCACCGGCCGTCAAGTCTAACCGGGTGGGCAGAAATGTGTCGTCTCAGACGTCGTATTGGGCCATTGCTGTCGTGTTTGGCTGCATAGCGGTTGGCGATCTGGCCTCTGCGCTGCCCAAACCCTCAACAACAAAAAACCCGCCCTCTTGGACGGTGATGAAGAAACTATAGCGCGGTATGCAGGGGCTGTCAACGTCAATCAGTCGGCCCGGAAAAGCCCGGCTGAGCGCAGGAAACAGCGGACGAAATGCAAACGGCCCTGCATAGGTGGCCTGCGCTCAGCCGGGCAATAAAAAATCCGCCCTTTCAGGCGGTGATGGGAAAACTATAGCGCGGTATGCACCCACCGTCAACCCGATCCGTTGCCTCCCAGAAATGCCGTGCTGGACGAAGTCAGCTCGCGCGTGCGGGTGGTCTGGCTGCATATGCAGGAGCGGCCCGGTCGCCCGTGGCCGCTCCTACAGGGCGTTGACTTGCTCAGCGGGCGACTTCCACGGCGCGGCTCTCGCGCACCACCGTGACCTGCACCTGCCCCGGGTATTCCATGTCCTGCTCGACGCGCCCGGCGATCTCGCGGGCCAGCAGGGTGGCCTGGGCGTCCGTGACCTTCTCCGGCTGCACGATCACGCGCACCTCGCGCCCGGCCTGGATGGCGTAGGCCTGCTGCACGCCCGGGAACGACACGGCGATCTGCTCGAGCTGCTCCAGGCGCCGCACGTATGATTCTAGTTCCTCGCGGCGGGCACCGGGGCGCGCGGCGCTGATCGCGTCGGCGGCGGCGACCAGCACGGAGTACAGCGTCTCACCGTTCTCCGGGTCGTGGTGGTGCGCGATGGCGTCGATCACCTCGTTTGGCTCGCCGAAGCGCTTGGCGAGGTTGATGCCGATGTCCACGTGCGTGCCGTCGATCTCGCGGTCGATGCTCTTGCCGACGTCATGCATCAGGCCGGCGCGGCGGGCCATGCCGGCGTCCAGGCCCAGTTCGTCGGCCATGATGCCGGTCAGGTGTGCCACCTGAATCGAGTGCTTCAGGACGTTCTGCCCGTAACTGGTGCGGAAGTACATGCGGCCCAGCAGCTGCACCAGCCCTGGCTTGAGGCCCACCACGCCCGCCTCGATGGCCGCTTCCTCGCCCTGGGCGTGGATGAAGGTCTTCATCTCGTCCTGGGCCTTGTGCACCATCTCCTCGATGCGGGTGGGGTGAATCCGGCCGTCGGCGACCAGCGCGTCCAGCACGTGCTTGGCGACCTCACGGCGCACCGGGTTGAAGGAACTCAGGATCACGGCCTCGGGCGTGTCGTCGATGATCAGGTCCACGCCGGTCAGGGCCTCGAAGGCGCGGATGTTGCGGCCCTCGCGGCCGATCAGGCGGCCCTTCATGGCGTCGTTCGGAATCGGCACCACTGACACGCTCAGCGCCGCGCTCGTCTCCGAGGCGCTGCGCTGAATGGCCTGCGCGATCACGTGCCGGGCCGTGCGGCGGGCCTCGGCCGTGGCACGCTCCTGCATGGCCTTCACGCGGATGGCCTTTTCCTCCTCCAGCTCCGCGTCCAGCCGGGACATGATCTCGTCGCGGGCCGCCTCGGGCGACAGGTTGGCGACCTCGTACAGCTTCAGGTCGATCTGCTTGCTGCGGCCGTCCAACTCGTCTTCCTGATCGTCC
This window of the Deinococcus metalli genome carries:
- a CDS encoding MOSC domain-containing protein — its product is MKTMQELRATLPHPGRVEWIGLRSARRAPVQSVPEVQVHPLVGLIGDHGKQVPPRLKALSGEVGELAVPLDTPAVPGGRGKRQVTLIQAEHLPVIAALAGLDAVQPEQLRRNIVVSGVPLLALKERRFQIGGVVLEGTGECHPCSRMEEEFGAGGYNAVRGHGGLTARVIHGGVIRVGDVLRPLD
- a CDS encoding YqhA family protein, whose translation is MARDPAPLSRPRTPRSLTLAGAFGFTRLIVELGVLSAFAFSLALFVAAIAQAYVTIRSALGHLGDAHTTKTLIVAAVEQADTLLVGMALLIISFGLQALFVGRLQNVPAWLHIDSFDDLKQKLIGIVIVALAVNFFSVALEWKAGSDILVYGAAIAAVIVAVGTYSVILSRQGSARDEKHGDAPPADAQP
- a CDS encoding tRNA (adenine(22)-N(1))-methyltransferase TrmK, producing MPSLDARLEAALALIHAEVHADIGSDHAALPVELVRRGRVRRAVVVELTPGPLDVARQAVARAGLAGHIDVRAGNGFAPLAPGEVHSASITGMGARTILGILRRAGEEVPPALVLQPNDSAPLLRRWAGEAGFHVTAERLAAGFWNYAVLRFERRPGPDPAYTDLPLAAALEYGPHLLRAADPLLLAQVHADIAHLTPLAAPGRPTQDALETARTALSWLTDPENKKPALRGR
- the rny gene encoding ribonuclease Y; the encoded protein is MTTIWVIVALLVGMVGGFLGGQSRGLAKRAELDDRLQREARAEADRIRAGAEAEARQLREQADQARQDATRRIQEAGEREAQLTALGPQLDAQREQLVTLRAQVEAERAQAKQDTARDREALAGDRQETRRERDELKREIERVNRRAEQLDARGEKLDALEERLETRARALDDQEDELDGRSKQIDLKLYEVANLSPEAARDEIMSRLDAELEEEKAIRVKAMQERATAEARRTARHVIAQAIQRSASETSAALSVSVVPIPNDAMKGRLIGREGRNIRAFEALTGVDLIIDDTPEAVILSSFNPVRREVAKHVLDALVADGRIHPTRIEEMVHKAQDEMKTFIHAQGEEAAIEAGVVGLKPGLVQLLGRMYFRTSYGQNVLKHSIQVAHLTGIMADELGLDAGMARRAGLMHDVGKSIDREIDGTHVDIGINLAKRFGEPNEVIDAIAHHHDPENGETLYSVLVAAADAISAARPGARREELESYVRRLEQLEQIAVSFPGVQQAYAIQAGREVRVIVQPEKVTDAQATLLAREIAGRVEQDMEYPGQVQVTVVRESRAVEVAR